One genomic segment of Pseudomonas fortuita includes these proteins:
- a CDS encoding Orn/Lys/Arg family decarboxylase yields MYKDLKFPILIVHRAIKADSVAGERVRGIAEELRQDGFAILAAADHAEARLVAATHHGLACMLIAAEGVGENTHLLQNMAELIRLARLRAPDLPIFALGEQVTLENAPAEAMSELNQLRGILYLFEDTVPFLARQVARAAHTYLDGLLPPFFKALVQHTAQSNYSWHTPGHGGGVAYHKSPVGQAFHQFFGENTLRSDLSVSVPELGSLLDHTGPLAEAEARAARNFGADHTFFVINGTSTANKIVWHAMVGRDDLVLVDRNCHKSVVHAIIMTGAVPLYLCPERNELGIIGPIPLSEFSPEAIEAKIQANPLARDRGRRIKLAVVTNSTYDGLCYHAGMIKQCLGASVEVLHFDEAWFAYAAFHDFFTGRYAMGTACTAGSPLVFSTHSTHKLLAAFSQASMIHVQDGARRQLDRDRFNEAFMMHISTSPQYSILASLDVASSMMEGPAGHSLLQEMFDEALSFRRALANLREHIAADDWWFSIWQPPGTEGIQRLAAQDWLLQPGAEWHGFGEVVDDYVLLDPLKVTLVMPGLSAGGVLGEHGIPAAVVSKFLWERGLVVEKTGLYSFLVLFSMGITKGKWSTLLTELLEFKRHYDGNTALSSCLPSVVAADASRYQRMGLRDLCDQLHDCYRANATAKQLKRLFTRLPEVAVSPARAYDQMVRGDVEAVPIEALLGRVAAVMLVPYPPGIPLIMPGERFTEATRSILDYLAFARAFNQGFPGFVADVHGLQNESGRYTVDCITECE; encoded by the coding sequence ATGTACAAGGACCTCAAGTTCCCGATCCTCATCGTCCACCGCGCCATCAAGGCCGACAGTGTCGCTGGCGAGCGCGTGCGGGGTATCGCCGAGGAACTGCGCCAGGATGGCTTCGCCATTCTCGCCGCCGCTGACCACGCCGAAGCCCGTCTGGTCGCCGCCACTCACCACGGCCTGGCCTGCATGCTGATCGCTGCCGAAGGCGTGGGTGAGAATACCCACCTGCTGCAGAACATGGCCGAACTGATCCGCCTGGCCCGCCTGCGCGCACCCGATCTGCCGATTTTCGCCCTGGGTGAGCAGGTAACCCTGGAAAACGCCCCCGCCGAAGCCATGAGCGAGCTTAACCAGCTGCGTGGCATTCTTTACCTGTTCGAAGACACCGTGCCGTTCCTCGCCCGCCAGGTGGCGCGTGCCGCACATACCTACCTTGACGGCTTGCTGCCGCCGTTTTTCAAAGCCTTGGTGCAGCATACCGCGCAGTCCAACTATTCCTGGCACACCCCGGGCCACGGCGGTGGCGTGGCCTACCACAAAAGCCCGGTGGGCCAGGCGTTTCATCAGTTCTTCGGGGAAAACACCCTGCGCTCGGACCTCTCCGTATCCGTGCCGGAACTCGGCTCGCTGCTCGACCACACCGGCCCCTTGGCCGAGGCTGAAGCCAGGGCGGCGCGTAACTTCGGTGCTGACCACACCTTCTTCGTCATCAATGGTACTTCCACGGCCAACAAGATCGTCTGGCACGCCATGGTCGGCCGTGACGACCTGGTGCTGGTGGACCGCAACTGCCACAAGTCGGTGGTTCACGCAATTATCATGACTGGCGCCGTTCCGCTGTACCTGTGCCCGGAGCGCAACGAGCTGGGTATCATCGGCCCGATCCCGCTCAGCGAATTCAGCCCCGAGGCTATCGAGGCGAAGATCCAGGCCAACCCCCTTGCCCGTGATCGCGGGCGGCGCATCAAGCTGGCGGTGGTGACCAACTCCACCTACGACGGGCTGTGTTACCACGCCGGGATGATCAAGCAGTGCTTGGGTGCGAGTGTAGAGGTGCTGCACTTCGACGAAGCCTGGTTTGCCTATGCGGCGTTTCATGATTTCTTCACCGGGCGCTATGCCATGGGCACGGCCTGCACGGCGGGCAGCCCGCTGGTGTTCAGTACCCATTCCACCCACAAATTGCTGGCCGCGTTCAGCCAGGCCTCGATGATCCATGTGCAGGACGGGGCCAGGCGGCAACTGGACCGAGACCGCTTCAACGAAGCGTTCATGATGCATATCTCGACCTCGCCGCAGTACAGCATCCTTGCCTCGCTGGATGTAGCCTCAAGCATGATGGAAGGGCCGGCGGGGCATTCACTGCTGCAAGAGATGTTCGACGAAGCGTTGAGTTTTCGTCGTGCCCTGGCCAACTTGCGCGAGCACATTGCTGCGGATGACTGGTGGTTCAGTATCTGGCAGCCGCCGGGCACCGAAGGTATCCAGCGCCTGGCCGCGCAGGACTGGTTGCTGCAACCGGGTGCCGAGTGGCATGGCTTTGGCGAAGTGGTGGACGACTACGTGCTGCTCGACCCGCTCAAGGTCACATTGGTAATGCCGGGCCTGAGTGCGGGTGGTGTGCTGGGCGAGCATGGCATCCCGGCGGCGGTGGTCAGCAAATTTCTCTGGGAGCGGGGGCTGGTGGTGGAGAAAACCGGCCTGTACAGCTTCCTGGTGCTGTTTTCCATGGGCATTACCAAAGGCAAGTGGAGCACTTTGCTGACGGAGTTGCTGGAATTCAAACGCCACTATGATGGCAACACAGCCCTGAGCAGTTGTCTGCCGAGCGTGGTGGCAGCTGATGCTTCACGCTACCAGAGGATGGGGTTGCGCGACCTGTGTGACCAGTTGCATGACTGCTACCGCGCCAATGCCACGGCCAAGCAACTGAAGCGGCTGTTCACGCGTTTGCCGGAGGTGGCCGTGAGCCCGGCCCGTGCCTATGACCAGATGGTGCGTGGGGACGTGGAGGCGGTGCCGATCGAGGCGCTGCTGGGGCGTGTGGCAGCGGTGATGCTGGTGCCGTATCCGCCCGGTATTCCATTGATCATGCCGGGCGAGCGGTTCACCGAGGCGACCCGCTCGATACTCGACTACCTGGCCTTCGCCCGGGCATTCAACCAGGGCTTCCCCGGTTTTGTCGCCGACGTGCATGGCCTGCAGAACGAGAGCGGCCGTTACACCGTGGACTGCATCACGGAATGCGAATGA
- the dnaQ gene encoding DNA polymerase III subunit epsilon codes for MEQQQDKRFVILDTETTGMPVSEGHRIIEIGCVEVIGRRLTGRHFHVYLQPDRESDEGAINVHGITDTFLVGKPRFGDVAEEFFEFIQGATLVIHNAAFDVGFINNEFALLGQQHRADISQHCTILDTLLLARSRHPGQRNSLDALCKRYDIDNSGRELHGALLDSELLADVYLAMTGGQTSLSLAGHGADAEDDGQGAGGSEIRRIVGRTPGRVIMASTEELEAHAERLAAVAKSAGGPSMWQVLTETPTG; via the coding sequence GTGGAGCAGCAGCAAGATAAACGCTTCGTCATTCTCGATACCGAAACCACGGGTATGCCGGTCAGCGAAGGCCACCGCATCATCGAGATTGGCTGTGTCGAGGTCATCGGCCGGCGCCTCACCGGGCGGCACTTCCACGTCTACCTGCAGCCGGACCGCGAGAGTGACGAGGGCGCTATCAACGTCCACGGCATCACCGATACCTTCCTGGTCGGCAAGCCACGCTTTGGCGATGTAGCCGAGGAATTCTTCGAATTCATCCAGGGCGCCACGCTGGTCATCCATAACGCGGCGTTTGACGTTGGCTTCATCAACAACGAATTCGCCTTGCTGGGCCAGCAGCATCGCGCTGACATTTCGCAACATTGCACCATCCTCGACACCCTGTTGCTGGCGCGCTCGCGCCACCCGGGGCAGCGCAACAGCCTCGATGCGCTCTGTAAACGCTACGACATCGACAACTCGGGCCGTGAGTTGCACGGCGCATTGCTCGACTCGGAACTGCTGGCTGACGTCTACCTGGCGATGACCGGTGGCCAGACCAGCCTGTCGCTGGCTGGCCATGGGGCGGATGCCGAAGATGACGGGCAGGGCGCTGGCGGCAGCGAGATCCGCCGCATTGTCGGGCGTACGCCGGGGCGGGTGATCATGGCCAGTACCGAGGAACTGGAGGCGCATGCCGAGCGGCTGGCCGCCGTTGCCAAGTCGGCGGGTGGGCCCTCCATGTGGCAGGTCCTTACCGAGACGCCAACAGGGTAA
- the rnhA gene encoding ribonuclease HI produces the protein MSDSVEMFTDGACKGNPGPGGWGVLMIYKGVEKELWGGERETTNNRMELMAAIQGLMSLKRECDVVLTTDSQYVMKGINEWMVNWKKRGWKTAAKEPVKNADLWQQLDEQVNRHKVSWKWVRGHIGHPGNERADQLANRGVDEVRAQR, from the coding sequence ATGAGCGATAGCGTCGAAATGTTTACCGATGGTGCCTGCAAAGGCAATCCTGGCCCGGGTGGCTGGGGCGTCCTGATGATCTACAAGGGCGTCGAGAAGGAACTGTGGGGCGGCGAACGTGAAACCACCAACAACCGCATGGAACTGATGGCGGCCATCCAGGGGCTGATGTCGCTCAAGCGTGAGTGCGACGTGGTGCTGACCACTGACTCGCAGTACGTGATGAAAGGCATCAACGAGTGGATGGTCAACTGGAAGAAGCGCGGCTGGAAAACCGCAGCCAAAGAGCCGGTGAAAAATGCCGACCTGTGGCAGCAGCTCGATGAACAGGTCAACCGCCACAAGGTGAGCTGGAAGTGGGTGCGCGGCCACATTGGTCACCCCGGGAACGAGCGCGCCGACCAACTGGCCAACCGTGGGGTCGATGAGGTGCGCGCCCAGCGTTGA